CTCTTTCTCGAAGAGAGCCACCACGTGGTCGAAGACCTCCTGCGTGGCCAGGATCTCGCCGCAATCCTCGCAGGTAAATACCGTGATGGGGACTCCCCAGGAGCGCTGGCGCGAAATGCACCAATCGGGGCGATTGGCGATCATGTTGTGGATGCGGTCCCGCCCCCAGCTGGGAATCCATTCCACCTTGTCGATCCACTCCAGGGCCTTCTTCCTCAGATCGTTGTTTTCCATGGAGATAAACCACTGTTCCGTGGCGCGGAAAATCACCGGCTTCTTGCATCGCCAGCAGTGAGGGTAGCTGTGCTTGATCTCCTTTTGAAGGACCAGTTTTCCCTCTTCCTGCAGCTTCGCGATCACCGCCTTGTTGGCGTCGAAGACGAACTGCCCTTCGAAAAGCGGCACATCGGAAGTGAAGCAACCCCTGTCGTCGATGGGGGAGTAGACATCCAGGCCGTATTTCAGGGCCATGTCGTAGTCTTCGCGGCCATGCCCGGGAGCGGTATGCACACAGCCGGTGCCCGCATCGAGGGTGACATGTGCTCCCAGGATCAGGACGGAATCCCGATCCAGGAAGGGATGGCGGCACTTGAGCCCTTCGAGTTCGGAGGCCCTGAAGGTGCGAATCAGGCTGTAATCTTCGATGCCGAAGCTCTGCATGCAGCTTTCCAGGAGCCCTTCGGCCAGGATCCAGATTTCATCCCGGACCGCGACCGCCACATACGTGAAATCGGGATGGAGGGTGATGGCCAGGTTGGCGGGCAGGGTCCAGGGGGTCGTGGTCCAGATGAGGACGGAAACCTGCTTTCCCGAAAATTCCGGGATCTTCGACTGGCTCTCGGGGGAGAGGGGAAACTTCACGTAGATGGATGGAGAGGCGTGGTCGTGATACTCCACCTCCGCTTCCGCCAGGGCCGTTCCGCAGCTCGAACACCAGTAAATGGGCTTCTTGCTCCGAATGACCCCTCCCCTGGCAAAGAACCGCCCCAGCTCCCGCGCGATGGTCGCTTCATAGTCGTAGGACATGGTGAGGTACGGGTTTTCCCATTCCCCCAGACCGCCCAGCCGTTTGAATTCCTCCCGCTGAATGTCGATGAACCGTTCGGCGTACTTGCGGCAATGCTGCCGGATTTCCACCTTGGTCATGGTCTTTTTGCGCGCTCCCAGTTCCTTGTCCACGTTGTGCTCGATGGGAAGGCCGTGGCAATCCCAGCCGGGGACATATGGCGCGTCGTAGCCGCTCATCTGGCGGGTCTTGATGATCATGTCCTTCAGAATTTTATTGAGAGCGGTGCCCAGGTGGATATGACCGTTGGCGTAGGGGGGACCATCATGAAGAATGTATTTGGGGCGTCCTTTACTCTTTTCTCTCAGCTGATGGTAAAGTCGCATCTCTTCCCACCGGGCAAGGATTTCAGGTTCACGTTTCGAAAGATTCGCTTTCATGGGAAACGCAGTCTGAGGCAGATTCAGAGTCTTCTTGTAGTCCATGTTTCATTCCCCTTATATTTGAAAAGCACTGCAACGCTTCATAATCCGCATGCGGCGGGGTGTATCTCGCTGCTTTTCCAACTAACCACGGAGAACACGGAGGTTTCATTTGGAGGTCTTTCTCTGCGCCCTCCGTGTCTCCGTGGTTGATGTGACAATGTCGCACTAAGTACTGGTCTTCGTAATTACGCAGCCGTTTACCCCTACGTTTTCGTAGGAGCGGCATCCTGCCGCGACAAGGTGTGCGGTTGCCGGTTCCTGTCACGGCTGGAAGCCGTTCCTACAAAGAAATGGCCGCGTATTTACAATCTTTGGTACTAAGAACCTATCCAGAAACCACCTGTGGACTTTGCGACACCCCCCTTGATCCCCCCTTGAGGGGGGAATTAAAGGGGGTGTCCGCTGCCGAGGTAGGTTTTTGGATAGACTCTAAGTATTTGTCCACTGAATAAAACGACCAAAATGCAGGTTGGGTTGAGCTGCCGCTCAACCCAACCTCACAGAACTGATCGGCAATCGGAAAAGCATTCTAGTAGCACACCGATGGAACAAGTCAAGAGTCTAAAAACAAAAAGCCCTCCCGTTTTCAATCGCCAAACGGGAGGGCTCAAAAGCAGAGCGAAAGAGCAACGCGCGTGATGTCATGCGCTGCTCAATGGAGCTTATTTCTTAGAGCCTATCAGAAAACCTACCTCGACAGCGGACACCCTCCTTCAATTCCCCCCTCGAGGGACCAAGGGGAGTGTCGCAAAGTCCGCAGGTGGTTTCCGGATAAGGTTATTAGTACATTCCGCCCATTCCGCCTCCGGGAGGCATTCCGCCGCCCATGGGCATGGCTTCCTTCTCCTTGGGAAGTTCGGAGATCATGCATTCGGTGGTGAGCATGAGGGCCGAAACGCTGGCGGCGTTCATAAGGGCCGTACGGGTCACCTTGGTGGGATCGATGACGCCCGCCTCGATAAGGTCGCAGAATTCATTGGTCTCTGCGTTATAGCCGAACGCGCCTTCGCCAGCCTTGACTTTTTGCACGATGACGGAACCTTCTTCACCCGCATTGATGGAGATCTGGCGGGCGGGTTCTTCCAGAGCGCGCTTCACGATGTTGAGGCCGAGCTTTTCGTCGCCTTCCAGCTTGAGGTTTTCCAGAGCAGGGATGCAGCGCAGATAAGCCACACCGCCGCCGGGTACAATGCCTTCTTCCACTGCAGCGCGGGTCGCATTGAGAGCGTCTTCTACGCGGGCCTTCTTTTCCTTCATTTCCGTCTCGGTGGCAGCACCCACGCTGATGACCGCAACACCGCCCACCAGCTTGGCCAGGCGTTCCTGGAGCTTTTCACGGTCATAGTCGCTCGTGGTTTCATCGATCTGGGTGCGGATCTGGCGCACACGGCCTTCGAGGGCCTTGCGATCGCCCGCTCCGTCCACGATGGTGGTGTTGTCCTTATCGATACGGACGGTCTTGGCCTTGCCCAGGTCATTGAGGGTAACGGCTTCCAGCTTGATGCCCTTTTCTTCACTGATGACCTGCCCGCCGGTCAGGATGGCGATATCTTCCAACATAGCCTTGCGGCGATCCCCGAAGCCGGGAGCCTTTACCGCGCAGACATGGAGGGTGCCGCGGAGCTTGTTGACCACCAGGGTTGCCAGAGCTTCGCCTTCAACGTCTTCAGCGATGATGAGGAGCGGTCTTCCCATCTTGGCGATCTGCTCGAGAACGGGCAACAGGTCTTTCATGTTGCTGATTTTTTTCTCGTTGATGAGGATCACGGGGTCGTTGAGAAGCACTTCCATCTTCTCGGGGTCCGTGACGAAGTAGGGAGAGATATATCCACGATCAAACTGCATACCTTCCACCACTTCCAGGGTGGTCTCCATGGATTTTGCTTCTTCGACCGTGATCACGCCTTCTTTTCCCACCTTGTTCATGGCTTCGGCGATGATGTTGCCGATGGTGGAATCGTTATTGGCGGAAATGGTGCCGACCTGGGCGATCTCTTTCTGATCCTTGGTGGGCTTGCTGATCTTCTTGAGCTCATTGATGACGGTTTCAACGCTTTTTTCGATGCCACGCTTGAGGGCCATGGGGTTGGCACCTGCCGCCACCAGCTTGGAGCCTTCATAGTAGATGGACTGAGCGAGAATCGTGGCGGTAGTGGTTCCGTCGCCGGCGACGTCGCTGGTCTTGCTGGCCACTTCTTTGACCATCTGGGCGCCCATGTTTTCGAACTTGTCATCCAGTTCGATTTCCTTGGCGACGGTCACGCCGTCCTTGGTCACCGTGGGGCCGCCGAAAGACTTTTCAATGACGACATTGCGACCCTTGGGGCCGAGCGTTACCTTGACCGCATCTGCAAGAGTATTGACTCCCTTGAGCAGTGCTTCTCTAGCTTTGACATCGTAAATCAGTTGTTTCGCCATGAAATATTCCTCCTTAACAATAGGCTTATTAACCGGCTTTTTAGGTGGGATCTAAAAGATGAATTTATTTTTCAATGATGGCGAGAATATCGTCTTCGCGCATGATCAGAAGCTCTTCGCCTTCAACCTTGATGTCGGTTCCGGCGTATTTGCCGAAAAGCACGCGATCGCCCGCTTTGATATCCAGAGGACGCCTGGTGCCGTCTTCCATCACTTTGCCGTTTCCAACGGCCAGGACTTCGCCCTGAATGGGTTTTTCCTTGGCGGTATCGGGAATGATGATGCCACCTGCGGTCTTGGTTTCCTCTTCCAGGCGTTTCACAACAACACGGTCATTGAGCGGTCTAAGCTTCATTTTGTGGACTCCTTTCGATTCTTCTAATGAATTCAAGCAAATTTCCAGACAACTAAGCTTGCTGATCCCAATGAGGATTTAAAGATCCTATTAGCACTCGCTTTCAATGAGTGCTTATAATCACCTTTGGATCAGTTGGCAAGAGGGAAAGAAGCATCGGAAGGGAAAAAAAGTGAAAAGGTCGTCCCCGCGTTCTCATGGCTGGAAATTTCTATGCGGCCTCCAGCCTTCTCCACCAGTTGATAGACGATCCCAAGACCAAGGCCGGTCCCTTTTTGTTTTGTGGTGAAGAAAGGCTCGAAAACCCGGTCCCGAATGTCGGGTGGAATCCCTTCTCCCGTATCGCGAATCTCCACCCGCACTTCATCCTTACCGGAATCCCTTGCGCCGCAACGACTCACACCGATGGTCAGATCCCCCCCCTCCGGCATGGCCTCCAGTGCGTTCAAAATGATATTCCAGAGAATCTGCCGGATATGATGGGAGTCCACCAGACACGAAGGATTGGATTCAAAGAGCGTGTGGACCCGGTGAGCCGGCGAAATCTTGTCACGCGCCCTAAGCAGGGTGAGGATTTCCTGTATGACGGCGCAAAGGGAAACACTCTCAAGATTTTCCGTCGTGTGAACGCCTTTGGCAAGCCATAGAAAATCCTTGATCAGGCCGTTGATCCGGTCGATTTCCCTTTTCACGATATTCACGAGTTTCGACTGTAGGGGGTCGGAATCCCCTCCGGATCCGAGCATTTGAACGGCTCCGCTCATGGCTGCCAGGGGATTTTTGATTTCATGCGCTATTTCGGAAGCGATCCGCCCGGCAAAAGCCAGACGCTCCACCCGCTGCACATGTTCTTCCATGGCCTTCAGGTGAGTCAGATCCTGAAAGATGAAGACCCATCCGGAGGCTTCCCCCTCCCCTTTCTGGAGCACGGAAACGGTATACCCCAGGCACAACTCTTCGCCCATCGGCTTTTGGTACCGCACCTCCCTGCGTTCCATCGTATCCCGGGAGCCGGTATGCTGGGTGGGAGGAATCTCACGGCGCCAGGCCCGGGGGTCCAGGAGCGGAAAAACTTCGGTGAAAGGGCGTCCTTCCAGTTCCGTTTCGGAAAGCGACAGGATCTGGCGCGCAGCATGATTGGAAAAGAGAATGGTGCCGCGGGGATCGATGGTGAGCAGTCCGCTGCTCATACTCTGAACGATGTTGCGGTGCAGGATTTCGAGTTGATGGAAATCCATTTTCTGCCTTCGAACCTGCTGGCTCGATTTATGGAGCTCTTCGGCCAGATAGCCGCTCAAATAGGCCACGAGATAAAAGCCTGCGATATTCATGAGTATGGTATGGAAATAGGCCCCGCTATCCTTCATCTGAAGTGTCTGGGTGAGCACATGCAGGGGAGCGATCCATCCAAAATATTGAAAATCCAGGAGCAGCCCGTAGGAAAGACTACAGAGGGAGGCGATGAAGATGCTGCCGCGGCGGTAGAGGAGGAGGGCGGCGCTTATGATCACGGGCATGTAGAGAAACGAGAAAAGACTCTCCAGGCCGCCGGAAAGATAGATGAGGACCGTCACGGCCGTGACGTCGAACAGGAGCTGGCTGTAGGCAAACCGCCGATAGCGGCGAACCCGTTCGAGGCTGAACGCCGCCACTATGGTGAAGAGGAAGAGAATGCAGGAAAAGAAATAGAGGGGCTGCAGACGCGCGGAAAGGAGGTCTCCTTCCCGGCCGCCCTGAGCGATGAGCGTCAGGAAAAGAAAGAGAATGGCCAGAAGAAGGCGGAAAAAGAGCAGCCCCTTGAGCTTCTCCTTGAAAGAAGCGTCGGCTGCCGCGACACTTACGCTCAATTCCGGTTTCAAAGGTTTATCATGCTCCACGGGATACGACGTCGGCCAGCTGGAAGATGGGAAGATACATGGCGATCAGCAACCCGCCCACGGTCACTCCAAGGAAAACAATCAGCAGGGGTTCCAGAAGCGAGGTCAACGCATCGACGGCCACGTCCACCTCTTCGTCATAAAAGTCCGCGATCTTGTGCAGCATTTTATCCAATGCGCCCGTGGATTCCCCCACGGCGATCATGTGGGTCACCATCGGGGGAAAGACCTTCGTCTCCTGCAGGGGATCGGCGACGGGGCGCCCCTCCGCGATGCTAGATCTCACTTCCCGAAGGGCTTTTTCGATGACCGTGTTTCCGGAAGCGGCGGCTACAATGTCCAGACCGTCAAGAATGGGAACGCCGCTCGACAGCATGGTTCCAAGCGTCCGGGAAAATCTCGCCACGGCAACCTTGCGGAGCAGCATGCCAAAAACGGGAAGGCGCAGGAGCATCCGGTCGGTCACGTCCCGCCCTTTTTTCGTCCGCCGGATCTGCCCGATTCCCACTACCAGCAACACGATACCCAGCAGAATCCAGTGGAAATAGCTCTGAGCGAACTCGCTGATGCCGATGACGAAAAGTGTCAAAGGGGGGAGAGCGGACCCCGCGTCTCTGAAAAGACCCGCAAAGACCGGGATGACATAGATGAGTATCACGGCGACCACGACAACCGCCAC
This region of Desulforhabdus amnigena genomic DNA includes:
- a CDS encoding two-component system sensor histidine kinase NtrB, translated to MKPELSVSVAAADASFKEKLKGLLFFRLLLAILFLFLTLIAQGGREGDLLSARLQPLYFFSCILFLFTIVAAFSLERVRRYRRFAYSQLLFDVTAVTVLIYLSGGLESLFSFLYMPVIISAALLLYRRGSIFIASLCSLSYGLLLDFQYFGWIAPLHVLTQTLQMKDSGAYFHTILMNIAGFYLVAYLSGYLAEELHKSSQQVRRQKMDFHQLEILHRNIVQSMSSGLLTIDPRGTILFSNHAARQILSLSETELEGRPFTEVFPLLDPRAWRREIPPTQHTGSRDTMERREVRYQKPMGEELCLGYTVSVLQKGEGEASGWVFIFQDLTHLKAMEEHVQRVERLAFAGRIASEIAHEIKNPLAAMSGAVQMLGSGGDSDPLQSKLVNIVKREIDRINGLIKDFLWLAKGVHTTENLESVSLCAVIQEILTLLRARDKISPAHRVHTLFESNPSCLVDSHHIRQILWNIILNALEAMPEGGDLTIGVSRCGARDSGKDEVRVEIRDTGEGIPPDIRDRVFEPFFTTKQKGTGLGLGIVYQLVEKAGGRIEISSHENAGTTFSLFFPSDASFPLAN
- the groL gene encoding chaperonin GroEL (60 kDa chaperone family; promotes refolding of misfolded polypeptides especially under stressful conditions; forms two stacked rings of heptamers to form a barrel-shaped 14mer; ends can be capped by GroES; misfolded proteins enter the barrel where they are refolded when GroES binds), which gives rise to MAKQLIYDVKAREALLKGVNTLADAVKVTLGPKGRNVVIEKSFGGPTVTKDGVTVAKEIELDDKFENMGAQMVKEVASKTSDVAGDGTTTATILAQSIYYEGSKLVAAGANPMALKRGIEKSVETVINELKKISKPTKDQKEIAQVGTISANNDSTIGNIIAEAMNKVGKEGVITVEEAKSMETTLEVVEGMQFDRGYISPYFVTDPEKMEVLLNDPVILINEKKISNMKDLLPVLEQIAKMGRPLLIIAEDVEGEALATLVVNKLRGTLHVCAVKAPGFGDRRKAMLEDIAILTGGQVISEEKGIKLEAVTLNDLGKAKTVRIDKDNTTIVDGAGDRKALEGRVRQIRTQIDETTSDYDREKLQERLAKLVGGVAVISVGAATETEMKEKKARVEDALNATRAAVEEGIVPGGGVAYLRCIPALENLKLEGDEKLGLNIVKRALEEPARQISINAGEEGSVIVQKVKAGEGAFGYNAETNEFCDLIEAGVIDPTKVTRTALMNAASVSALMLTTECMISELPKEKEAMPMGGGMPPGGGMGGMY
- the groES gene encoding co-chaperone GroES, which encodes MKLRPLNDRVVVKRLEEETKTAGGIIIPDTAKEKPIQGEVLAVGNGKVMEDGTRRPLDIKAGDRVLFGKYAGTDIKVEGEELLIMREDDILAIIEK
- the ileS gene encoding isoleucine--tRNA ligase, translated to MDYKKTLNLPQTAFPMKANLSKREPEILARWEEMRLYHQLREKSKGRPKYILHDGPPYANGHIHLGTALNKILKDMIIKTRQMSGYDAPYVPGWDCHGLPIEHNVDKELGARKKTMTKVEIRQHCRKYAERFIDIQREEFKRLGGLGEWENPYLTMSYDYEATIARELGRFFARGGVIRSKKPIYWCSSCGTALAEAEVEYHDHASPSIYVKFPLSPESQSKIPEFSGKQVSVLIWTTTPWTLPANLAITLHPDFTYVAVAVRDEIWILAEGLLESCMQSFGIEDYSLIRTFRASELEGLKCRHPFLDRDSVLILGAHVTLDAGTGCVHTAPGHGREDYDMALKYGLDVYSPIDDRGCFTSDVPLFEGQFVFDANKAVIAKLQEEGKLVLQKEIKHSYPHCWRCKKPVIFRATEQWFISMENNDLRKKALEWIDKVEWIPSWGRDRIHNMIANRPDWCISRQRSWGVPITVFTCEDCGEILATQEVFDHVVALFEKEGADCWFARPTEELLPAGTVCGKCGSARFKKEMDILDVWFDSGASYAAVLEGRPYLDAPADLYLEGSDQHRGWFHSSLLEAVGTRDMAPYKGVLTHGFVVDGQGYKMSKSLGNVIAPEEIIRQYGAEVLRLWVSAEDYRDDIRISPDILKRLSEAYRRIRNTCRFLLGNLSDFDPSRDAVPYAEMDELDRFALYQLQDLNRKIRSAYERFEFHRVYHAIHNYCVVDLSAFYLDILKDRLYITGARSQARRSAQTALYEILTALLKLMAPILSFTADEAWSYLPHRPSETVHLEQFPEMKPEVLDEALNQRWQTILSLRTDVARALEGARQAKTIGHPLDARVKLALPASLQEAFAGQEELLRSVFIVSQVSFVPAAELANPVAGVEIEGLQVQVEPSPGEKCERCWVRAESVGQFPDHPAICHRCHAVVAGTN
- a CDS encoding type II secretion system F family protein → MPTYIWKGIDRKGKKEKGEIEADNAAVARQLLLRRGITVKSFKEKPKDISDYIPALQPKVKEREIVIFVRQFATMIDAGLPLVQCLEILQDQQDNPTFRRILRSIKKDVEEGSTLSDALKKHPKVFDVLFVNLVTAGEMGGILDVILNRLAAYIEKISKLKKKVKGAMTYPGIVVTVAVVVVAVILIYVIPVFAGLFRDAGSALPPLTLFVIGISEFAQSYFHWILLGIVLLVVGIGQIRRTKKGRDVTDRMLLRLPVFGMLLRKVAVARFSRTLGTMLSSGVPILDGLDIVAAASGNTVIEKALREVRSSIAEGRPVADPLQETKVFPPMVTHMIAVGESTGALDKMLHKIADFYDEEVDVAVDALTSLLEPLLIVFLGVTVGGLLIAMYLPIFQLADVVSRGA